A genomic region of Rhodothermales bacterium contains the following coding sequences:
- a CDS encoding DinB family protein: protein MMFVQHVERLMVRELTTMIAEVRALNDDELLWTCPSGITNSIGTLGLHMAGSLRHFVGAGMGTTGYVRDRPHEFAARGLSGDAVIATLEAAIADIRATLPTLSEAKLSEEVLINGVTMSNSLFLLHMCAHTALHVGQAGYLRRILTGQNESVGVALMSALVG from the coding sequence ATGATGTTTGTGCAACATGTCGAACGGCTCATGGTCCGGGAACTGACCACCATGATTGCCGAGGTCCGCGCCCTGAACGACGACGAACTGCTGTGGACCTGTCCATCGGGCATCACCAACTCGATCGGCACGCTTGGTCTCCACATGGCCGGCAGCCTCAGGCATTTCGTCGGGGCCGGGATGGGCACCACGGGGTATGTGCGGGACCGGCCGCATGAGTTTGCGGCGCGCGGACTCTCGGGCGATGCCGTCATCGCCACTCTTGAGGCGGCGATCGCGGACATTCGGGCGACGCTGCCCACCCTATCGGAGGCGAAGCTCTCCGAGGAGGTACTGATCAACGGCGTGACCATGAGCAACAGCCTTTTTCTGCTTCACATGTGCGCCCACACCGCGCTTCACGTCGGGCAGGCCGGCTACCTCCGGCGCATCCTCACCGGGCAGAACGAGTCCGTGGGCGTGGCGCTCATGTCGGCACTTGTGGGTTGA
- a CDS encoding amidohydrolase, producing MSRLFLVLATLWVAGPASAQTTELFADVMASWPDLEAAVVEARHDIHQHPELSAQEYRTAEKVAEWLERYGWEVRRGIAETGVVGVLNGGLPGPLVAFRADMDAVESTAPDPVPYASLTPGIRHICGHDVHTAVGLGLAAVLAEARDRLPGAVMLIFQPAEERADGASRMLEDGLFEEHLPEAVFALHTAPYSVGHVATMPGGMMVSRSWVHVDITGSGDLDGAAAAARSRVMAESTVAPMAASFPSPPDAVLVQLAPTRGSGDSRTIRGQLMTGSPVILDRLARTFAAMGDSLSSADVRVEARLIPAAIPGVQNDATLVEQSNASLARLTPDVTVHGIESVVPAFSEDFGHFQRHTPGVMYFLGVGRQGLPHSAGYVADDAAIGVGVRAMTAVMLDRLSVQDG from the coding sequence ATGTCTCGATTATTCCTTGTCCTGGCGACGCTCTGGGTCGCCGGACCGGCTTCTGCTCAGACCACCGAACTGTTTGCGGATGTGATGGCCTCCTGGCCGGACCTTGAGGCCGCGGTGGTGGAGGCGAGACATGACATTCACCAGCACCCGGAGTTGTCCGCGCAGGAGTACCGCACCGCGGAGAAGGTCGCTGAATGGCTCGAACGCTACGGCTGGGAGGTCCGTCGCGGGATCGCAGAAACGGGAGTCGTGGGCGTTCTGAATGGGGGGCTTCCAGGACCCCTGGTGGCATTCCGGGCGGACATGGATGCGGTGGAAAGCACGGCACCTGATCCCGTACCGTATGCCAGCCTGACACCCGGAATCCGCCATATCTGCGGTCATGACGTGCACACAGCCGTCGGGCTTGGTCTGGCCGCCGTGCTTGCAGAAGCACGCGACCGGCTGCCGGGGGCTGTGATGCTGATCTTCCAGCCTGCGGAAGAACGCGCCGATGGGGCATCCCGCATGCTGGAGGATGGCCTTTTCGAGGAGCACCTACCCGAGGCCGTGTTCGCCCTGCACACCGCGCCATATTCCGTTGGGCACGTTGCAACCATGCCTGGAGGCATGATGGTGTCGCGGTCGTGGGTGCATGTCGACATCACGGGCTCGGGAGATCTGGATGGTGCGGCAGCGGCTGCACGATCCCGTGTGATGGCCGAGAGCACGGTAGCGCCGATGGCGGCGTCCTTCCCATCGCCCCCGGATGCCGTGCTGGTTCAGCTGGCACCGACCCGAGGGAGCGGGGACTCACGCACGATTCGTGGGCAACTCATGACCGGGAGTCCGGTGATCCTGGACAGACTGGCACGCACGTTCGCAGCCATGGGCGACTCACTGAGTTCTGCTGACGTGCGAGTCGAAGCCCGCCTGATCCCCGCAGCCATTCCCGGCGTGCAGAACGATGCGACCCTTGTGGAACAGTCCAACGCGTCCCTTGCACGCCTGACGCCGGACGTGACCGTGCATGGCATTGAGTCTGTCGTACCTGCCTTCAGCGAGGACTTTGGTCACTTTCAGCGGCACACTCCGGGCGTTATGTATTTCCTTGGCGTCGGCCGTCAGGGTTTGCCGCACAGCGCGGGATACGTCGCGGACGACGCGGCGATCGGCGTGGGCGTGCGGGCGATGACCGCCGTAATGCTGGATCGGCTTTCCGTTCAGGACGGCTAG
- a CDS encoding methylmalonyl-CoA mutase family protein codes for MQPETYQTKHPVRFVTAASLFDGHDAAINIMRRVLQASGAEVIHLGHNRSVQEVVDTAIQEDVQGIAVSSYQGGHMEYFKYMHDLLQEAGCGHIRIYGGGGGVIVPSEIQELHSYGIARIFSPEDGLAMGLQGMINVMLEECDFPLPGVRDGSSLGTRSAKVMARQLTAVEAEAAAEPALPAGPEGDGGMSLGITLKPVPVLGITGTGGAGKSTLTDEVIRRFLNDFDDVEIAVISVDPTRRRTGGALLGDRIRMNAIYGEHADRVYMRSFATRQAHRATSKALTDSIAVCKAAGFDLVILETAGIGQSDTEVTELVDLSIYVMTQDYGASTQLEKIGMLDAADLVVLNKFEKRGSADALRDIRKQMQRNQAAFHEDPDTMPVFPTMASKFNDSGVSRLYLAILSRLNENYAFDRETRLFEDADLPELPAVETAVIPPRRQRYLGEIAESCRTYRDHAEEQVAIARKWGQATGALQQLNEWDPEDRDTLVARLDQMVKHWWDRLDARSKGILEQWDDVAARYTAETFTYTVRGRDFEVPLYRESLSGTRIPRVVLPRTEDPGERLRFALLENLPGYFPFTAGVFPFKREGEDPTRMFAGEGNPERTNRRFHLVSEGIPAKRLSTAFDSVTLYGFDPDERPDIYGKVGNAGVSICTLDDMKRLYSGFDLCDPATSVSMTINGPAPMLLAMFMNTAIDQQVERYLREADRWEKVEREIEERLGSHRPKYRPTGPTGPEKELPPTHDGSGLGLLGTTGQELVDWGLLSQEELDRIAAEAVSRVRGTVQADILKEDQAQNTCIFSTEFAMRLMGDVQQYFIDHRVRNFYSVSISGYHIAEAGANPISQLAFTLSNGFTLVEYYRSRGMDVNAFAPNLSFFFSNGMDPEYSVIGRVARRIWSVAMRDLYGANERSQKLKYHIQTSGRSLHAQEIQFNDIRTTLQALMAIYDNCNSLHTNAYDEAITTPTEESVRRAMAIQLIINRELGLAKNENPLQGAFIIDELTDLVEEAVLVEFERINDRGGVLGAMETMYQRGRIQEESMYYERKKLSGELPVIGVNTFLGADEDQSGDAPVALMRSSTAEKDAQIASLRSFQARNAEQSSAALGRLQESARAGENVFAVLMDAVKVCSLGQITSALFEVGGQYRRNM; via the coding sequence ATGCAGCCAGAGACGTACCAGACCAAGCACCCCGTACGATTCGTCACCGCCGCTTCCCTGTTTGACGGCCATGACGCGGCCATCAACATCATGCGCCGCGTGCTTCAGGCATCGGGCGCCGAGGTGATCCACCTCGGCCACAACCGCAGTGTGCAGGAGGTCGTGGACACCGCCATCCAGGAGGACGTGCAGGGCATTGCCGTCAGCTCCTACCAGGGCGGCCACATGGAGTACTTCAAATACATGCACGACCTGCTGCAGGAAGCAGGCTGCGGCCACATTCGCATCTACGGCGGCGGCGGCGGTGTGATCGTGCCGTCGGAGATCCAGGAGCTCCACAGCTACGGCATCGCCCGCATCTTTTCCCCGGAGGATGGACTGGCGATGGGCTTGCAAGGCATGATCAACGTCATGCTCGAAGAATGCGATTTCCCCCTCCCGGGCGTGAGGGACGGCTCGAGCCTCGGCACGCGATCGGCGAAGGTCATGGCCCGACAGCTGACTGCCGTAGAAGCGGAGGCAGCCGCTGAACCCGCGTTGCCGGCAGGCCCCGAAGGCGACGGAGGCATGTCCCTGGGCATCACGCTCAAGCCGGTCCCGGTGCTTGGAATCACGGGCACGGGAGGCGCGGGCAAGTCCACACTCACCGACGAGGTTATCCGCCGCTTCCTCAACGATTTTGACGATGTGGAGATCGCCGTCATCTCAGTGGACCCGACGCGCCGGAGAACCGGCGGTGCGCTGCTCGGCGATCGCATCCGCATGAACGCGATCTACGGCGAGCACGCAGACCGCGTCTACATGCGCTCATTCGCGACGCGCCAGGCCCACCGCGCCACCTCAAAGGCGCTGACGGACTCCATCGCAGTGTGCAAGGCCGCAGGGTTCGACCTGGTCATTCTGGAAACGGCGGGCATCGGCCAGTCCGATACCGAGGTCACCGAACTCGTGGACCTCTCGATCTACGTCATGACTCAGGACTACGGCGCCTCCACGCAGTTGGAGAAGATCGGCATGCTGGATGCGGCCGATCTCGTGGTGCTCAACAAGTTCGAGAAGCGCGGGAGCGCGGACGCCCTGCGGGACATCCGCAAACAGATGCAGCGCAATCAGGCGGCCTTCCACGAGGACCCCGATACCATGCCGGTCTTTCCGACCATGGCATCGAAGTTCAACGACTCGGGCGTGAGCCGGCTTTACCTCGCGATTCTGAGTCGTCTGAACGAGAACTACGCATTCGACCGCGAAACCCGGCTCTTCGAAGACGCGGACCTGCCGGAGCTACCCGCCGTAGAGACCGCGGTTATCCCGCCGCGTCGGCAGCGCTACCTCGGAGAGATCGCCGAAAGTTGCCGGACATACCGCGATCATGCGGAGGAGCAGGTGGCCATCGCCCGAAAATGGGGTCAGGCAACGGGCGCACTGCAGCAACTGAACGAGTGGGATCCTGAAGACCGGGACACACTGGTGGCCCGGCTGGACCAGATGGTCAAGCACTGGTGGGACCGCCTGGACGCCCGCAGCAAGGGCATTCTCGAGCAGTGGGATGACGTGGCCGCCCGATACACGGCGGAAACGTTCACCTACACGGTGAGGGGGCGCGATTTTGAAGTGCCCCTGTACCGAGAGTCGCTGAGCGGCACGCGCATCCCTCGGGTGGTACTGCCACGCACCGAGGACCCCGGAGAGCGCCTCCGGTTTGCGCTGCTGGAGAATCTGCCGGGCTACTTCCCGTTCACGGCGGGCGTCTTCCCGTTCAAGCGTGAAGGCGAGGACCCAACACGCATGTTCGCTGGAGAGGGCAACCCGGAGCGAACCAACCGCCGCTTCCATCTGGTCAGTGAAGGCATACCGGCCAAGCGCCTGTCGACGGCCTTCGACTCGGTGACCCTGTACGGCTTCGATCCGGACGAGCGGCCCGACATCTACGGCAAGGTGGGCAACGCGGGCGTCAGCATTTGCACGCTCGACGACATGAAGCGGCTCTACTCCGGGTTCGACCTGTGCGACCCGGCGACGTCCGTTTCCATGACCATCAATGGCCCGGCTCCGATGCTGCTGGCCATGTTCATGAACACGGCCATCGACCAGCAGGTGGAGCGCTACCTGCGCGAGGCCGATCGCTGGGAAAAGGTCGAGCGGGAGATCGAGGAGCGGCTCGGATCCCATCGCCCGAAATACCGGCCCACCGGACCGACCGGCCCCGAAAAGGAGCTGCCGCCAACCCATGACGGATCCGGACTCGGGCTGCTGGGCACTACAGGCCAGGAACTGGTCGATTGGGGGCTGCTCAGCCAGGAGGAACTTGACCGCATTGCCGCCGAGGCCGTCAGCCGTGTCCGTGGAACGGTGCAGGCCGACATTCTCAAGGAAGATCAGGCGCAGAACACGTGCATCTTCTCCACCGAGTTCGCCATGCGGCTCATGGGCGATGTGCAGCAGTACTTCATCGACCACCGGGTGCGCAATTTCTACTCGGTATCGATTTCGGGGTACCACATTGCCGAAGCGGGCGCCAACCCGATCTCGCAGTTGGCGTTCACGCTGTCCAACGGTTTCACGCTGGTTGAGTACTACCGCAGTCGCGGCATGGACGTCAACGCGTTCGCGCCGAACCTGAGCTTCTTCTTCTCGAACGGCATGGATCCCGAGTACTCGGTGATCGGCCGCGTGGCACGACGGATATGGAGCGTCGCGATGCGCGATCTCTACGGGGCCAACGAGCGCAGCCAGAAACTCAAGTACCACATTCAGACCTCGGGACGCAGTCTGCACGCCCAGGAGATCCAGTTCAACGACATCCGGACCACCCTGCAGGCCCTGATGGCGATCTACGACAACTGCAACAGTCTGCACACGAACGCCTATGACGAGGCCATCACGACGCCGACCGAGGAGAGCGTGCGCCGGGCGATGGCCATTCAGCTGATCATCAACCGGGAGTTGGGCCTGGCGAAGAACGAGAATCCGCTCCAGGGCGCATTCATCATCGACGAACTGACCGACCTGGTCGAAGAGGCTGTGCTCGTGGAGTTTGAGCGCATCAACGACCGGGGCGGCGTGCTGGGCGCCATGGAAACCATGTACCAGCGCGGACGCATCCAGGAGGAGTCGATGTACTACGAGCGCAAGAAGCTCTCGGGCGAGCTGCCGGTCATCGGAGTGAACACGTTCCTGGGCGCGGACGAAGATCAGTCGGGCGATGCGCCCGTCGCCCTGATGCGGTCTTCCACTGCGGAGAAAGACGCCCAGATTGCGTCTCTGCGCAGCTTCCAGGCACGCAACGCAGAACAGAGCTCGGCGGCGCTGGGCCGCCTTCAGGAGTCGGCGCGGGCCGGAGAAAACGTGTTTGCCGTGCTCATGGACGCGGTGAAAGTGTGCTCTCTGGGGCAGATCACTTCGGCACTGTTTGAGGTCGGCGGTCAGTACCGGCGGAATATGTAG
- a CDS encoding tetratricopeptide repeat protein yields MRHVFRALLAVALFCASDLAAQSTAEQVTSLTDQGRDLRGSDPAQADSLLAKAIRLAVAAGDSAGVAQALIYVGNLRYFEGAFEQAQGLYFRAFDAAEAAGAGGIRAHAMNEMGTLYRRQGDLDKALEYFVQGLEVSRAAADSVQIANSMNNMGIVHDNQGDFEQAMQLFSESADMKRAIGDVNGLTYNLDNMGITSSRLGRFAQAEQYFREGAALREQLGDRLGYAIILNNMAGMFLERGQTGRALTEYEKVLPVSRELAYADFERHILEQMARGFEEQGDWQAALTHQKLERTLADSLFNEERSRQILAMREEFETEQKEQTIVLQEARLEQQSAALQRNYLLLGFALAALLALGATIALQRARAEARIRAAQTRATIASEDRERQRIAGDLHDGLGQLITTARLSLGTETASPAVFDEMYDEMRRVAFNLMPAALVRGDLHAALQELAARVQAAGGTVHVHAGTLPDLGPETRHSVYRIVQEWLSNALKHSGAKEVFVQIHADEGALEVTIEDQAPGFDPATLEAGSGHGWPNIQARARAIGGTVRVESTPGRAGTTLHLMATLVEAREAA; encoded by the coding sequence ATGCGTCACGTCTTCCGGGCCCTGCTGGCGGTGGCCCTGTTCTGCGCTTCCGACCTGGCCGCTCAGTCCACGGCCGAACAAGTGACATCGCTGACCGACCAGGGTCGCGACCTGCGTGGCTCCGATCCCGCGCAGGCCGACTCCCTGCTTGCGAAGGCGATCCGCCTGGCCGTCGCGGCAGGCGATTCGGCCGGAGTGGCCCAGGCGTTGATTTATGTCGGCAATCTGCGCTACTTCGAAGGCGCGTTTGAGCAGGCGCAGGGGCTGTACTTCCGTGCCTTCGACGCCGCAGAGGCTGCCGGCGCGGGAGGGATCCGGGCCCACGCCATGAACGAGATGGGCACGCTCTATCGCCGGCAGGGCGATCTGGACAAGGCCCTCGAGTACTTCGTGCAGGGCCTGGAGGTGTCCCGCGCCGCCGCCGACAGCGTGCAGATCGCGAACTCCATGAACAACATGGGCATCGTGCACGACAACCAGGGAGATTTCGAGCAGGCCATGCAGCTGTTTTCGGAATCGGCGGATATGAAGCGCGCCATCGGCGACGTGAACGGATTGACATACAACCTGGACAACATGGGCATCACGTCGTCGCGCCTGGGCCGGTTCGCGCAGGCGGAGCAGTACTTCCGGGAAGGTGCGGCGCTTCGGGAGCAGCTGGGCGACCGGCTGGGCTACGCCATCATCCTCAACAATATGGCCGGCATGTTTCTCGAAAGGGGCCAAACGGGCCGTGCGCTGACCGAATACGAAAAAGTACTGCCGGTGTCACGTGAGCTCGCGTATGCCGACTTCGAGCGTCACATCCTCGAACAAATGGCCCGCGGATTTGAAGAGCAAGGTGATTGGCAGGCGGCACTCACCCACCAGAAACTCGAACGCACGCTGGCCGACAGCCTGTTCAACGAGGAGCGCAGTCGTCAGATTCTGGCGATGCGCGAGGAGTTTGAGACCGAGCAGAAAGAGCAGACCATCGTCCTCCAGGAGGCGCGACTGGAGCAGCAGTCGGCTGCCCTTCAGCGGAACTACCTGCTGCTGGGTTTTGCCCTCGCCGCACTCCTCGCACTGGGCGCTACCATCGCTCTCCAGCGTGCCCGTGCCGAGGCCCGGATCCGCGCCGCGCAGACACGCGCCACCATTGCGTCCGAAGACCGGGAGCGGCAACGCATCGCCGGAGATCTCCACGATGGGCTCGGGCAGCTGATCACAACCGCCAGGCTCTCCCTCGGTACTGAAACCGCCTCCCCCGCGGTCTTTGACGAGATGTATGACGAGATGCGCCGGGTGGCATTCAATCTCATGCCGGCCGCACTCGTCCGTGGCGACCTCCATGCCGCCCTCCAGGAGCTGGCTGCCCGCGTCCAGGCCGCAGGTGGTACCGTGCATGTGCATGCAGGAACCCTGCCTGACCTCGGGCCGGAGACACGGCACTCGGTCTATCGCATCGTACAGGAGTGGCTTTCCAATGCGCTGAAACACAGCGGAGCCAAGGAGGTCTTCGTACAGATCCACGCTGACGAGGGGGCGCTTGAGGTGACGATCGAGGATCAGGCCCCCGGATTTGATCCGGCCACCCTCGAGGCGGGTTCCGGTCACGGCTGGCCGAACATCCAGGCGCGCGCACGCGCGATCGGAGGCACGGTGCGCGTCGAGAGTACTCCTGGAAGGGCCGGCACCACCCTGCATCTCATGGCAACACTCGTCGAGGCGCGCGAAGCTGCATGA
- a CDS encoding response regulator transcription factor — translation MTEPAIRVMLADDHGVLREGLAARLGAETDLSVVASVSSGQGALDALAGTHVDVLVSDQSMPEIDGLTLAREVRRLYPDTAVLILTMHEDGYLQEEARRAGARGLVLKRAPVSELASAIRTVSSGGEVFPAKPPDTPTALLSPRERQVLKLVVAEQSNLQIAETLFISVQTVETHRKNIFRKTGAGSLVGLVNFAHANGLLQE, via the coding sequence ATGACCGAGCCGGCGATTCGTGTGATGCTGGCAGACGACCACGGTGTTCTCCGTGAGGGTCTCGCCGCACGGCTGGGGGCAGAGACCGACCTGTCGGTCGTGGCTTCTGTGTCCTCGGGCCAGGGAGCGCTCGACGCGCTGGCCGGCACGCACGTGGACGTACTCGTGAGCGACCAGTCCATGCCTGAGATCGATGGGCTGACGCTGGCCCGGGAGGTCCGCAGGCTGTATCCCGACACGGCGGTGCTGATTCTGACCATGCACGAGGATGGCTATCTGCAGGAGGAGGCACGCCGGGCGGGAGCTCGCGGTCTGGTGCTGAAACGAGCACCGGTTTCTGAGCTGGCGTCCGCCATCCGCACGGTCAGCAGCGGCGGAGAGGTGTTTCCCGCGAAACCCCCGGACACGCCGACTGCGCTGCTGAGCCCCCGCGAGCGCCAGGTGCTCAAGCTGGTCGTCGCAGAGCAGTCCAACCTCCAGATCGCCGAGACGCTTTTCATATCGGTGCAGACCGTGGAGACACACCGGAAGAACATCTTCCGAAAGACCGGCGCGGGGTCGCTTGTGGGGCTGGTCAATTTTGCCCACGCGAACGGACTGCTGCAGGAGTAG
- a CDS encoding alpha/beta hydrolase encodes MICLHGGPGIDGGYMRHSVLARFEVPDLPGHGARAGDEVSMDAWVHATVEALATEPDPPVLLGHSFGGFIALETALRHPDALSALVLVCTGPGPVSMKPPTLPDDRSVGAFYRERWPRFFSGDAVWGPLDASQFSARAFNQGFQHILPGWQVGHRLTEVKCPVLLIAGESDGYRGAMEAMASAVPQSRLVVLEGTKHLPFLEAPESFLQALTGLPGVAEASTRTHR; translated from the coding sequence ATGATCTGCCTGCACGGCGGGCCGGGGATCGACGGCGGATACATGCGTCACTCCGTGCTTGCTCGCTTCGAGGTGCCCGACCTGCCCGGACACGGCGCTCGAGCCGGGGACGAGGTGAGCATGGACGCCTGGGTGCACGCCACGGTTGAGGCGCTGGCCACCGAGCCGGATCCGCCGGTCCTTCTCGGTCACTCGTTCGGCGGATTCATCGCCCTGGAGACTGCGCTGAGGCATCCGGATGCACTCAGCGCTCTGGTCCTGGTGTGCACCGGCCCCGGTCCGGTGAGCATGAAGCCGCCAACGTTGCCGGACGATCGCTCGGTCGGCGCTTTCTATCGCGAGCGGTGGCCTCGATTCTTCTCGGGCGATGCGGTCTGGGGCCCCTTGGACGCCTCGCAATTCTCCGCTCGCGCCTTCAACCAGGGGTTCCAGCACATCTTGCCCGGATGGCAGGTCGGCCATCGGCTCACTGAGGTGAAGTGCCCGGTGCTGCTCATCGCGGGGGAGTCGGACGGGTACCGGGGCGCGATGGAGGCCATGGCTTCCGCCGTGCCGCAGAGCCGCCTCGTGGTTCTAGAGGGCACGAAGCATCTGCCGTTTCTGGAGGCTCCGGAATCGTTTCTCCAGGCCCTGACCGGTTTGCCGGGAGTCGCCGAGGCCAGCACGCGAACGCACCGGTAG
- a CDS encoding DinB family protein produces the protein MKQAFGLLLLLFVANGAMAQMDFRQETIASFEIAQNKVIGLAEVLTDDQYAWRPAEGVRSVEEVIRHIAGTNYWMLTQMGCQPPAETGFTGDYSSVVAFETAHGRPETETVLAASFVHLRACTEAISDERLAQDMDLFGTPGSGQGYLMLTSTHLHEHLGQLVAYARMNGVVPPWSN, from the coding sequence ATGAAACAGGCCTTCGGACTATTGCTGTTGCTCTTTGTCGCAAACGGCGCCATGGCGCAAATGGACTTTCGGCAAGAGACCATCGCCTCCTTCGAAATAGCCCAGAACAAGGTCATCGGGCTTGCCGAAGTGCTCACCGACGACCAGTATGCCTGGCGGCCCGCGGAGGGTGTGCGGTCGGTCGAGGAGGTGATTCGCCACATTGCTGGCACCAACTACTGGATGCTCACGCAGATGGGTTGCCAGCCGCCCGCCGAGACCGGATTCACCGGCGACTACAGCTCCGTGGTGGCGTTTGAGACCGCCCACGGGAGGCCGGAGACCGAGACCGTGCTTGCCGCTTCCTTTGTGCACCTGAGGGCATGTACCGAGGCCATCTCGGACGAGCGCCTGGCTCAGGATATGGATCTGTTCGGCACTCCCGGCAGCGGTCAGGGCTACCTCATGTTGACGTCTACACACCTGCATGAGCACCTCGGACAGCTGGTGGCCTATGCGAGGATGAATGGCGTGGTGCCTCCCTGGTCCAATTGA
- a CDS encoding cryptochrome/photolyase family protein yields MPFDAPRVSGPVERLFVVLGDQLDYQSELIHGLSEHDAVLMMEVREESEHVVTHHQRTVVFLSAMRHFCQHLQREDIRVEYVALDDDDNTHSFGSELERAIDRLDPASVEVVRPGSWRVLDMLSDAADDLSVHEDPHFLSTPQDFEDWASGRKALTMEYWYREMRKQHGILVSGDGKPEGGDWNYDKENRNAFKQAPKPPAPWTADADEITTEVHELVGEMLELEGAAELPRWPVTRQQALYQLDSFIKGSLPDFGQWQDAMWTGDALLWHSHLSPALNLKLLTPREVVDRAVDAYHRGDAPLNSVEGFVRQIIGWREFMRGIYWTQRKDYRDHNRLRARRELPEAYWTADSSMRCVQEAVRPVLTMGYSHHIQRLMITGNLALTAGVHPGAVRDWYLGMFVDGVDWVTTPNVVGMALYADGGVVATKPYAAGGGYVNRMSNYCSECRFNPRKRTGPDACPLTTLYWDFLARNRDDFEDNHRMGLMLKNLDRMEAPELEKVRDRAGEVQRAL; encoded by the coding sequence ATGCCCTTTGACGCCCCCCGCGTTTCCGGACCCGTCGAGCGTCTGTTCGTCGTCCTCGGCGACCAGCTGGACTACCAGTCCGAACTCATTCACGGACTGAGTGAACACGATGCGGTGCTGATGATGGAGGTTCGGGAAGAGTCGGAGCACGTGGTCACGCACCATCAGCGCACCGTGGTCTTCCTTTCGGCCATGCGCCACTTCTGCCAGCACCTGCAGCGCGAAGACATACGCGTGGAGTACGTGGCGCTGGACGACGACGACAATACGCATTCATTCGGCTCCGAATTGGAGCGGGCCATCGACCGGCTGGATCCGGCAAGCGTAGAGGTAGTGCGTCCCGGGTCGTGGCGTGTGCTGGACATGCTCAGTGATGCAGCTGACGACCTCAGCGTGCACGAGGACCCGCACTTCCTCTCCACTCCGCAGGACTTCGAGGACTGGGCCAGCGGTCGAAAGGCGCTGACCATGGAGTACTGGTACCGCGAGATGCGCAAGCAACACGGCATCCTTGTTTCCGGGGACGGCAAGCCCGAAGGCGGCGACTGGAACTACGACAAGGAAAACCGCAATGCGTTCAAGCAGGCCCCCAAGCCGCCGGCGCCGTGGACCGCCGATGCCGACGAGATCACGACTGAAGTGCACGAGCTGGTGGGCGAGATGCTCGAGCTCGAAGGTGCCGCTGAATTGCCGAGATGGCCCGTAACCCGCCAGCAGGCCCTGTACCAGCTCGATAGCTTCATCAAGGGCTCGTTGCCGGATTTTGGACAGTGGCAGGACGCGATGTGGACTGGCGATGCGCTCCTCTGGCACTCCCACCTCTCGCCGGCACTGAACCTGAAGCTGCTGACGCCGCGAGAAGTGGTGGATCGTGCCGTTGATGCCTACCACCGCGGCGATGCACCGCTGAATTCCGTCGAAGGCTTCGTGCGCCAGATCATCGGCTGGCGCGAGTTCATGCGGGGCATCTACTGGACGCAGCGCAAAGACTACCGGGATCACAACCGGCTTCGCGCCCGCCGCGAGTTGCCGGAGGCCTACTGGACGGCGGACTCCTCTATGCGATGTGTGCAGGAGGCCGTGCGTCCGGTTCTGACGATGGGCTATTCGCACCACATCCAGCGACTGATGATCACCGGCAATCTGGCCCTGACAGCGGGGGTGCACCCCGGCGCGGTTCGAGACTGGTACCTGGGCATGTTTGTCGACGGCGTGGATTGGGTGACGACGCCCAACGTGGTCGGCATGGCCCTGTATGCGGACGGTGGTGTGGTCGCGACAAAGCCCTACGCGGCCGGGGGCGGTTACGTCAATCGCATGAGCAACTACTGCTCGGAATGCCGCTTCAACCCCCGGAAACGGACTGGCCCCGACGCCTGCCCGCTCACCACCCTCTACTGGGATTTCCTCGCCCGAAACAGGGACGACTTCGAAGACAACCACCGGATGGGCCTGATGCTGAAGAACCTGGACCGCATGGAGGCTCCCGAACTCGAGAAGGTGCGGGATCGCGCCGGCGAGGTTCAGCGCGCCCTGTAG